One genomic window of Ziziphus jujuba cultivar Dongzao chromosome 4, ASM3175591v1 includes the following:
- the LOC112491209 gene encoding myb-related protein 315, which produces MGRQPCCDKVGLKRGPWTIEEDHKLVNFILNNGIHCWRMVPKLAGLLRCGKSCRLRWINYLRPDLKRGAFTEMEEDQIIQLHSRLGNRWSKIAAHFPGRTDNEIKNHWNTRIKKRLKLLGLDPVPHNSTELQKENDDDDEAKKEVTVSDHGQENSLEEAKVGRQDIGHAKRVSPETNEKKRNSVELNSLDETTNELLESYEMLCGNFNLGLPWMIDHQETNTNTTTTTSYTSSSFSLEEYSNNPSSIVESSSIIHEDNSLQQWADSTTMDSNSILSWDIGFNNPLEQDLLFFEKYSQYLTSYPPL; this is translated from the exons atgggaaGACAACCTTGCTGTGACAAGGTTGGATTGAAGAGAGGTCCATGGACAATTGAGGAAGATCATAAGCTTGTCAACTTTATCCTCAACAATGGTATCCATTGCTGGAGAATGGTTCCTAAGCTTGctg GTTTGCTAAGATGTGGGAAAAGCTGCAGATTAAGATGGATCAATTATCTGAGACCAGATCTTAAAAGAGGTGCTTTTACAGAAATGGAAGAGGATCAAATTATTCAATTACATTCGCGTCTAGGTAAcag GTGGTCTAAGATTGCTGCACATTTTCCTGGTCGCACAGATAATGAGATTAAAAACCACTGGAATACTAGAATCAAAAAGAGATTGAAGCTCCTTGGTCTAGACCCTGTACCTCACAATTCCACTGAgttgcaaaaagaaaatgatgatgatgatgaagcgAAAAAAGAGGTCACGGTTTCGGACCATGGACAAGAAAATAGCTTGGAAGAAGCTAAAGTAGGACGACAGGATATTGGTCATGCCAAGAGAGTGAGTCCTGAAACAAATGAGAAAAAGAGGAATTCAGTTGAGCTCAATTCTTTGGATGAAACAACTAATGAACTTTTGGAGAGTTATGAGATGCTGTGTGGGAATTTCAATTTGGGATTGCCATGGATGATCGATCACCAAGAAACCAATACcaacaccaccaccactacTTCATACACTAGTTCTTCGTTTTCTCTGGAAGAATATTCCAACAACCCTTCTTCAATAGTTGAATCATCCTCCATTATCCATGAAGATAACTCTCTGCAACAATGGGCGGATAGTACTACTATGGATTCCAATTCCATACTGTCATGGGATATTGGCTTCAATAATCCCCTGGAACAAGACCTTTTGTTCTTTGAAAAATATAGCCAATATTTAACCTCATATCCACCTTTATAA